AATAAAACGAACTCTCTCTACTACTCGCTCTCGCTCTTGCTCGCGTTCCCAGATTCTTCGATCGGCGAAACCTTTAGTCATCTAATCTCCGCAGGTACTTCTCCCACTACGTTCTTCGTCCTCTTCGCTCTATTCCATTTTTGCTGGAGTATCTTGTTAGTTAGCGCATGATCGTTTAATGTATGTGTGTTGATCTCGTTCGCAGAGCTGCTGTGCAGTGATGGCTACTCTCGAGAAGGATCTTATGTTCTTGATTCTTCAATTTCTCGATGAAAAGAAACACAAGGAAACTGTTCACAGGTTTCCTTTCCCATCCAATCTTTTGTCAAATTGGGAATTGGGAATCCTGATTAATTATGATTAGTGTTAAACAGATTGGAATCGGAGTCTGCTTGTTACTTCAACATGCGTTACTTTGAAGAACTTGTGGCTCAAGGCAAGTGGGACGAAATGGAGAAGTATCTTTCTGGATTCACCAAGATTGAGGATAACAAACAGTCCATGAACATCTTCTTTGAAATCCGAAAGCATAAGTATCTCGAAGCATTAGATAAGTAAGTATAAAGCTTCATATTTTTGAGTAGTTTTAGCTAAGCTTAGTGGTGTATGAGTCTCAATACTTTTTCTATTTAATCTGCAGGCGTGATCATGCAAAAGCTTTGGACATATTCTTCAAGGATCTGAAGGTGTTTGAATTAGAAACTTATAATAAAGATCTCTTCAAGGAAATGTCCCTGCTTTTGACAATGGATGACTTTAGGTTCTCACAATGTTGACCCTTACAACATTTTTTCAGCTTATATAGATTATCTATTCATATTGTTACATCAACTTTCAGAGCTAATCCGAAAATCTCCACGTACGGGGATACAACGTCGGCAAGGGGTAATTTGTTCCGTGGATTAGAAAAACTGATAGAGGCTAATCCACTTCTCCGCGACAAACTTCAGTTTCCTGTTTTGGGGACTTCAAGGCTGCGTACTCTAATCGGGCAAAGGTGCTTGAAACTTGTTCTGTTATTTAATTCAGTAAAAAAAAAACACATTTTTCTCAAATGATTAAAACTTGGGATTAACTCGATTTTCTCATAGTTTAAACTGGCAGCATCATCTATGTAAGAATGCTATGCCAAATCCTGACATCGAAACTCTGTTTGTGGACCATACTTGCGACCAACCGATTACTGTAAGTGCCGACTGATTATGTTCTCTTTACTACTCTATGGAAATGCGTTTGTTTTATGCTCAAGTTTGCCACATGTTCCATGGACAGATTTTTCGGCCTGTTCCACGTGCAACAATCCCACCTTCTCTTTTAGAATGGATCTCTAATCCAGGTTGTGTATTTATTCTGAATGCTTTTTTTTTACGTTTTCTGAAAGATCTGCTTTATCATAACTACATCTGCCAATGCTATATTATCTTACCATTTTACTTTATTTATCTGAAAGATCTGTTTTGAAATCCGTTTCATTTGAATAATTTTGTTTAACTTGAAACCTTGTGTTAGCTGCTATTTTAGTGGGCCCTCAGACTCCTTCTGGTCATATGGAAAATCAAACTGCTGATTCTGACAATCCTTTGAAGAGGTCAAGGCCGTCTGGAACCTCACAGGAGGTACTTATGAATAAGTAATCTCTGTTATGTATCCCAGAGTTGAAGTTGATGATATTAGAGTTTATATAATCTATAGAGAGAACTGGGATTTTCAGTTTTAGGTTTTCTACTTGTAAAAATGTGGCAGAAGAGCTTAAGAGATATCGTTTCCATTCCAAGCATTCTTTTCTTAGTGGGAATGTTCTTGGGTGATTTGTAATGATTTTTTTTTCAGGTGAGTAATATTTCGCCAGTTCCATATTCTGGCCAGCCCCATGGACGTAATACAATATCACTTGATGAGTTTCCCAAGGTAGTTGTTACAACTCTTGCTCAGGGTTCACGTGTCACGAGCATGGACTTCCATCCAATTCAGCAAATTTTACTACTGGGTATGTCCTACGAAACCGTACTCTCAAACGTGCAGATTCTGTAAGGGTACTGAGATATACGTTGTCAGTTGGTACAATTGGTGGTGATGTTTTCCTGTGGGACGTGGGTGCTCGTCAAATGATTTCGGAGAAGGGATTTGAAGTCTGGAAGCTTGATGCTTGTTCAAAAGAATTGCAGGTTTACCTTTCACTTTTTGGATATTTTCTTACTTTCCAAGAAGTGCTTTTAACTCTTTTTGGACAGGCATCTTTTAGCGATGATGAGAGGGCATCGGTAAATCATGTGGCATGGAGTCCTGACGGATCTCTAATTGGTATAAGCCAACTGTTCTCAGAATTGTTAAGGTTATTCCCAGAATCGATACAGTCCTAACACGTGGAAAATATTCACATTGTTTTAATATTTCAGGCGTTGCATACTCAAAAAACATCGTCCATATCTATTCCTTTGATGGGGGCAATGACATACGCAATCATCTGGAGGTTCAGTTTACCAGTTACTCCTTTCATTAATATCACATACTAGCCTCCCTTATGTTCAGCATAGCTTTACATTTTGGTTTTACTCTTTCCTCTGACTCCAGATTGAAGCTCATACAGGAAGTGTTAACCATCTTGCCTTTTCATATCCTAACGAACAACTATCTGTTGTTACTTGTGGCAATGACAGACTCATTAAGGTTTGTGTTTCAGACCATCTATGTTCTGTTGTCACGTTAATGGTTGGGCATGACTTACATGAACTAAAATAATCCAAAGGTTTGGGACGCTTTTACGGGGGCTAAACGGTTAACTTTTGAGGGCCATGAAGCTCCTGTGCTCTCTGTTTGTCCTGACCAGAAGAAAAATATTCAGGTAATAAGAGTTGTTTCTTTGGTTGTTTTTGGAACGTACAATCAGTCTCATACGGTTGCCATGATTCATTTGTCTGTCATGACACCGAGTACCCTTGGATTACAATTGTTGACTGACTGAATGAATGTAGTGTGTATACATTTTACTATTTAGACTAGCATCCCCTATACTAGAAGTTTTCTCTAATGCATTCTAGATCGTACAGGTTATCTTGTCAACAGCAACTGATGGAGAAATAAAAGGTTGGTTTTATGATGATGTTGGTGCGAGTGTTACCTATGACGCACCTGGCCATTCTTCGACCAGAATGGCATTCAGCAGTGATAGAGCAAGGTTCATCCAACTTTCTCAAAAATTTTCAGCAAAGCTTTGGCTGTTATCTTTTCCTTCGATGTATAAAAACAATAACATGTAACAGGTTGTTTTCCTGTGGTACAAACAAAGAAGGAGAGTCATTCTTAGTCGAGTGGAAGGACGGTAAAGGCTCCATAAAAAGAACATATCAAGGCCTTGGACAACGTGCTGTAGGGATTGTACAATTTGACACGACCAAGAATAGATTCTTAGCTGCTGGCGATGAGTCGACTATCAAAATTTGGGACATGAACAACACAAATCTTCTGACAACTATTCATGCAGATGGTGGCTTACCGGTAAAATGACCTAATGATCGTGGCCTCTATCTATTTGTACTACTTTCTTACTGGCAGCTAATTACTTGTGGAAAACCTGCAGGCTTCTCCTTGTGTTAGATTTAATAAGGAAGGAACACTTTTAGCTGTCTCAACCAGTAACCATGGTGTTAGAATTCTCGCTACTGATGATGGATTAAAGTTTCTGAAAACAGTAGAAAATCGCACGCTTGCCACTAAGGTATATTTTCTTGGATACTATCTCTGTGGACATTGTGCGCAATTTGTGAACACATTCTGGTGTGCAGGTTCCTGGAGGTGGAGGTGGTGGTTTTGGTTCTTCAAGTGCAAATGCAGGAATAACTATGGCAGATCAATCTACCTCTTTTGCAGCTATGAAGGTGAATTAAAGTCTGAGTTTGGATGTGTATCCGTGTAGTATGCTGAATATACGGTGTATGACTAAACAGTTTTTGTTATTCAGAAAAATGAAGTGCGACCTCTGGCTGATGGGAAGCCCAGAACCTCTAATGTTTCAGGCGAAGGATATACAAAGTGGAAAGTTACAGAGATTACAGAGCCATCTCAGTGCTACTTCTTGAGGCTCCCCGACAATGTGACAGACACGAAGGTACTATTATGTTTAAAACATGGTTCTATCTACAAGCTAGATGTCAAGTTAACATTTACAAGTGAAGAGCTATAATCTATTTACCTGAGTTTAGAAATATCTTGTAATGACTGAAGCTGTTATTTGTTATGTAGCCTGCGGATGATCAGTGCTGACTCATGTTTTGTTTGGGTGGGAGGTTCAGGTTTCCAGATTAATCTACACAAATTCTGGCTCTGGAGTATTAGCCTTGGCATCTAATGCAGAGCACAAGTTGTGGAAATGGCAGAATAGC
The DNA window shown above is from Brassica oleracea var. oleracea cultivar TO1000 chromosome C3, BOL, whole genome shotgun sequence and carries:
- the LOC106329243 gene encoding topless-related protein 4-like isoform X2, with the protein product MATLEKDLMFLILQFLDEKKHKETVHRLESESACYFNMRYFEELVAQGKWDEMEKYLSGFTKIEDNKQSMNIFFEIRKHKYLEALDKRDHAKALDIFFKDLKVFELETYNKDLFKEMSLLLTMDDFRANPKISTYGDTTSARGNLFRGLEKLIEANPLLRDKLQFPVLGTSRLRTLIGQSLNWQHHLCKNAMPNPDIETLFVDHTCDQPITIFRPVPRATIPPSLLEWISNPVGPQTPSGHMENQTADSDNPLKRSRPSGTSQEVSNISPVPYSGQPHGRNTISLDEFPKVVVTTLAQGSRVTSMDFHPIQQILLLVGTIGGDVFLWDVGARQMISEKGFEVWKLDACSKELQASFSDDERASVNHVAWSPDGSLIGVAYSKNIVHIYSFDGGNDIRNHLEIEAHTGSVNHLAFSYPNEQLSVVTCGNDRLIKVWDAFTGAKRLTFEGHEAPVLSVCPDQKKNIQVILSTATDGEIKGWFYDDVGASVTYDAPGHSSTRMAFSSDRARLFSCGTNKEGESFLVEWKDGKGSIKRTYQGLGQRAVGIVQFDTTKNRFLAAGDESTIKIWDMNNTNLLTTIHADGGLPASPCVRFNKEGTLLAVSTSNHGVRILATDDGLKFLKTVENRTLATKVPGGGGGGFGSSSANAGITMADQSTSFAAMKKNEVRPLADGKPRTSNVSGEGYTKWKVTEITEPSQCYFLRLPDNVTDTKVSRLIYTNSGSGVLALASNAEHKLWKWQNSDPNLAGKATANTHPVLWKPKSGITMINETSDKNPEEAIPCLALLKDSYLVSASGGGISVFNMVTFKVNNRIFLVKFH
- the LOC106329243 gene encoding topless-related protein 4-like isoform X1, which gives rise to MATLEKDLMFLILQFLDEKKHKETVHRLESESACYFNMRYFEELVAQGKWDEMEKYLSGFTKIEDNKQSMNIFFEIRKHKYLEALDKRDHAKALDIFFKDLKVFELETYNKDLFKEMSLLLTMDDFRANPKISTYGDTTSARGNLFRGLEKLIEANPLLRDKLQFPVLGTSRLRTLIGQSLNWQHHLCKNAMPNPDIETLFVDHTCDQPITIFRPVPRATIPPSLLEWISNPAAILVGPQTPSGHMENQTADSDNPLKRSRPSGTSQEVSNISPVPYSGQPHGRNTISLDEFPKVVVTTLAQGSRVTSMDFHPIQQILLLVGTIGGDVFLWDVGARQMISEKGFEVWKLDACSKELQASFSDDERASVNHVAWSPDGSLIGVAYSKNIVHIYSFDGGNDIRNHLEIEAHTGSVNHLAFSYPNEQLSVVTCGNDRLIKVWDAFTGAKRLTFEGHEAPVLSVCPDQKKNIQVILSTATDGEIKGWFYDDVGASVTYDAPGHSSTRMAFSSDRARLFSCGTNKEGESFLVEWKDGKGSIKRTYQGLGQRAVGIVQFDTTKNRFLAAGDESTIKIWDMNNTNLLTTIHADGGLPASPCVRFNKEGTLLAVSTSNHGVRILATDDGLKFLKTVENRTLATKVPGGGGGGFGSSSANAGITMADQSTSFAAMKKNEVRPLADGKPRTSNVSGEGYTKWKVTEITEPSQCYFLRLPDNVTDTKVSRLIYTNSGSGVLALASNAEHKLWKWQNSDPNLAGKATANTHPVLWKPKSGITMINETSDKNPEEAIPCLALLKDSYLVSASGGGISVFNMVTFKVNNRIFLVKFH
- the LOC106329243 gene encoding topless-related protein 4-like isoform X3, giving the protein MATLEKDLMFLILQFLDEKKHKETVHRLESESACYFNMRYFEELVAQGKWDEMEKYLSGFTKIEDNKQSMNIFFEIRKHKYLEALDKRDHAKALDIFFKDLKVFELETYNKDLFKEMSLLLTMDDFRANPKISTYGDTTSARGNLFRGLEKLIEANPLLRDKLQFPVLGTSRLRTLIGQSLNWQHHLCKNAMPNPDIETLFVDHTCDQPITIFRPVPRATIPPSLLEWISNPAAILVGPQTPSGHMENQTADSDNPLKRSRPSGTSQEVSNISPVPYSGQPHGRNTISLDEFPKVVVTTLAQGSRVTSMDFHPIQQILLLVGTIGGDVFLWDVGARQMISEKGFEVWKLDACSKELQASFSDDERASVNHVAWSPDGSLIGVAYSKNIVHIYSFDGGNDIRNHLEIEAHTGSVNHLAFSYPNEQLSVVTCGNDRLIKVWDAFTGAKRLTFEGHEAPVLSVCPDQKKNIQVILSTATDGEIKGWFYDDVGASVTYDAPGHSSTRMAFSSDRARLFSCGTNKEGESFLVEWKDGKGSIKRTYQGLGQRAVGIVQFDTTKNRFLAAGDESTIKIWDMNNTNLLTTIHADGGLPASPCVRFNKEGTLLAVSTSNHGVRILATDDGLKFLKTVENRTLATKVPGGGGGGFGSSSANAGITMADQSTSFAAMKKNEVRPLADGKPRTSNVSGEGYTKWKVTEITEPSQCYFLRLPDNVTDTKPADDQC